In Ovis aries strain OAR_USU_Benz2616 breed Rambouillet chromosome 8, ARS-UI_Ramb_v3.0, whole genome shotgun sequence, a single window of DNA contains:
- the TTLL2 gene encoding probable tubulin polyglutamylase TTLL2, translating to MAEDEPPGASLKPLVFRVDETTPEVVQSVLLERGWSKFDQQERNMEDWNLYWRTSSFRMAEHVNVKPWQCLNHHPGTTRLTRKDLLAKCLRHMERLYGTPLYQFLPPTFVMPSDYSKFVAEYFKEKQALDAKLSYWICKPAELSRGRGIIIFSDIKNLIFANACIVQKYICNPLLVGRYKCDLRVYVCVTGFKPLTIYIYQEGLVRFATEKFDLGNLQNSYAHLTNSSINRSGASYEKIKEVVGSGCKWTLSRFFSYLRSWDVDDLLLWQKISRVVILTVLAIAPSVPFAANCFELFGFDILIDDNLKPWLMEVNYSPGLSLDCSVDVSVKRRLIHDTIELIHLHSLRDERKESCRAANGSPDVSLARKDSGQGSGLPYESFSQLGSRRAFSKDGTPGKRAVTECPENQHPCQPREELSRQEVRPPTREPPKAKPKARARHQALKTPIPRVSLIQSHGREKGLTLCVQPDSSWVPGPQAGNFVLIFPFNEATFGASRNGLNVRRIIQELEKLTHKQCSQVAEEKIKRK from the coding sequence ATGGCCGAAGATGAGCCTCCAGGGGCCAGTCTGAAGCCCCTGGTGTTCCGGGTGGACGAGACCACCCCTGAGGTGGTGCAGAGTGTCCTCCTGGAGCGCGGCTGGAGCAAGTTTGACCAGCAAGAGCGGAACATGGAGGACTGGAACCTCTACTGGAGGACCTCCTCTTTCCGGATGGCCGAGCACGTCAACGTCAAGCCCTGGCAGTGCCTGAACCACCACCCGGGCACCACCAGGCTCACCAGGAAGGACCTCCTGGCCAAATGCCTGAGGCACATGGAGCGGCTGTATGGCACCCCACTGTACCAGTTCCTCCCCCCGACGTTTGTCATGCCCAGCGACTACAGCAAGTTCGTGGCCGAGTACTTCAAGGAGAAGCAGGCGCTGGACGCCAAGCTCAGCTACTGGATTTGCAAGCCTGCAGAGCTCTCTCGAGGACGAGGAATCATCATTTTCAGTGACATTAAAAACCTGATCTTTGCCAACGCATGCATCGTACAGAAATACATCTGCAACCCTCTACTTGTCGGGAGATACAAGTGTGACCTCCGCGTCTACGTGTGCGTCACTGGCTTCAAGCCGTTGACCATCTACATTTATCAGGAAGGGCTGGTGCGTTTTGCCACAGAAAAGTTTGACCTCGGCAATCTCCAGAACAGCTATGCCCACTTGACCAACAGCAGCATCAACAGGTCGGGGGCCTCGTATGAGAAGATCAAAGAGGTGGTGGGCAGCGGCTGCAAGTGGACCCTCAGCCGATTCTTCTCGTACCTGCGGAGCTGGGACGTGGACGACCTGCTGCTCTGGCAGAAAATCAGCCGCGTGGTGATCCTCACCGTGCTGGCCATCGCACCTTCCGTCCCCTTCGCGGCCAACTGCTTTGAGCTCTTCGGATTCGACATCCTCATCGACGACAACTTGAAGCCGTGGCTGATGGAGGTCAACTACAGCCCGGGCCTGTCCCTTGACTGTTCGGTGGATGTGTCCGTGAAGAGGAGACTCATCCATGACACCATCGAGCTGATTCACTTACACAGTCTCAGAGACGAGAGGAAGGAGAGCTGCAGGGCTGCAAACGGAAGCCCCGACGTCTCCCTTGCTCGGAAAGACAGCGGTCAGGGCAGCGGCCTTCCTTACGAATCCTTCTCACAACTCGGGAGCAGAAGAGCTTTCAGTAAGGACGGAACTCCTGGGAAGAGAGCGGTCACAGAGTGCCCTGAAAACCAGCACCCCTGCCAGCCCCGAGAAGAGCTGAGCAGGCAGGAGGTACGCCCGCCGACGAGGGAGCCTCCCAAAGCCAAGCCGAAGGCCAGGGCCAGGCACCAGGCCCTCAAGACGCCCATCCCCCGTGTGTCCCTCATCCAGTCCCACGGCCGGGAGAAGGGCCTCACCCTGTGTGTGCAGCCGGACAGTAGCTGGGTGCCCGGTCCCCAGGCAGGCAactttgttctcatttttcctttcaatGAAGCTACTTTCGGAGCATCTAGGAATGGACTCAATGTCAGGAGGATAATTCAAGAGCTCGAGAAACTAACGCATAAGCAGTGTTCTCAAGTggcagaagagaaaataaaaagaaaataa